A segment of the Streptococcus dysgalactiae subsp. dysgalactiae genome:
AGAAGCAGGCTATGAAGCTATTATTATGAATTCGAATCCTGAAACAGTCTCTACAGATTTTTCAGTGTCAGATAAGTTGTATTTTGAACCACTGACCTTTGAAGATGTCATGAATGTGATTGATTTAGAGCAGCCTAAAGGTGTCGTCGTTCAGTTTGGTGGACAAACAGCTATTAATTTAGCACAGGCTCTTTCCGAAGCGGGTGTGACGATTTTAGGAACTCAAGTGGATGATTTGGATCGGGCAGAAAATCGAGATCAGTTTGAAAAAACGCTGAAAGCATTAGGCATCCCACAACCACCAGGTCAAACAGCAACCAATGAAGCAGAAGCCTTAGCTGCCGCTAGTCACACTGGTTTCCCTGTTTTAGTCAGACCGTCATATGTTCTTGGCGGTCGAGCTATGGAGATTGTGGAAAATGCAAAAGATCTTCAACGTTATATGAAAACGGCAGTCAAAGCCAGTCCAGAACACCCAGTTCTGATTGACTCCTATATTGTTGGTAAAGAGTGCGAAGTAGATGCCATTTCAGATGGAGAGTCGATATTAATTCCTGGAATTATGGAACACATTGAGAGAGCTGGTGTTCATTCGGGAGATTCAATGGCGGTTTACCCACCGCAAGGATTATCCAAACAGATACAAGAAACCATCACAGACTATACCAGACGTTTAGCCATAGGACTAAACTGTATTGGCATGATGAATATTCAATTTGTCATTAAAGATGAGCAGGTGTATGTGATTGAAGTCAATCCACGCGCAAGTCGTACCGTACCTTTCCTATCCAAAGTCACAAATATTCCAATGGCCCAAGTAGCTACAAAATTAATTTTAGGGCAAAAATTAAGAGATTTAGACTATGGGGATGGTCTTTACCCAGAGAGCCAGCTGGTTCATATCAAAGCACCTGTTTTCTCATTTAGTAAATTGACTCAGGTAGATAGTCTTTTGGGACCTGAGATGAAATCAACAGGGGAAGTTATGGGGTCAGATGAAAATATTGAAAAAGCTTTGTATAAAGCATTCGAAGCAAGTTATTCCCATTTACCAGAATATGGTCACATTGTTTTTACCATAGCAGATGGTAGCAAGGCAGAGGCATTGGAGTTGGCGAAACGTTTTCTTGCGATTGGCTATCACATTGTTGCCACTCAAGGTACAGCAACTTATTTTACTGAACGAGGGCTAGAATCACAGGTGGTTGCTAAAATTGGCGATACCGCAAATGACATTCCATCCTTGGTTCGAAGTGGACAGGTTCAGGCCATTATTAATACAGTTGGCACTAAGCGCAAAGCGGATAAAGATGGCCAATTCATTAGACGTTCAGCTATTGAACAAGGAATTCCACTGTTTACAGCTTTAGACACAGCTGAGGCGATGTTAACAGTTTTAGAAAGCCGTTCCTTTAGAACACAAGCCATTTAAGGCTCAAGCCCTTTTTAAGTATTCTTAGAGGGGCTTTCTCTATTGTTTTAAGAACTAAGTGACAAAAGTGTAAGGTAAAAATGCTTAAAAACAACTATAATAGAAGAAAAGGCAACTAATTTGAGCATGATTTTTGTTGGGAAGATGAAGAATTTCTTGACAAGAATTGAAAAAGGTCATATACTTGTCTTATAAAAATAGTACAAAAGGGGAGGACAGAAATGTCTCAAAAAAGAAAATTTAATATGTCAAATAAAACTAAAGGGATTTTAGGTGCAACAGCACTATCTTTAGTATTAATTGGGGGAATTTTATGGAAGCAACATCAAGATACTTTATCAACTAAAGCAATGAAAGAGCCCTATTCAACAGTTAATGTAACAGAAGGGAATGTTGCTTCTTCAACCTTACTTTCAGGTACTGTCAAAGCCCTTTCAGAAGAATATATTTATTTTGATGCCAGTAAAGGATCTGATGCAACAGTAACCGTAAAAGTTGGAGATCAAGTAACCAAGGGTCAACAGTTAGTTCAATATAATACAACGATACCACAAGCAACTTATGATGCTGCGGTTAGAAATCTTAATAAAATCGGTCGTCAAATTAATCATCTTAAAACCTATGGAGTTCCTGCAGCTACAGTAGAAACAAGTACTAATGAGGAAACAGGTGAAGAAACTACAACAACTATTCAACCATCTGCTCAACAAAATGCTAGCTACAAACAGCAGTTGCAGGATTTAAATGATTCATATGCTGATGCTCAGTCTGAAGTTAATAAGGCACAAGTAGCACTAAATGACACTGTCGTTGTCAGTGGTGTTTCAGGTACTGTCGTAGAAGTTAATAATGATATTGATCCTTCTTCTAAAAATAGCCAAAAGTTAGTTCATATCGCCACAGAAGGGCAACTTCAAGTCAAGGGAAGTCTAACAGAATATGATTTAGCTAATGTTAAAGTTGGTCAACCAGTTAAAATCAAATCAAAAATTTATGCCGATCAAGAATGGACTGGAAAAATTAATTATATTTCAAATTATCCGACAGACTCTAGCAACAGTGGTACTGGAGCAGGAACTACAGGAGGATCAACTAATGCTAATTACGATTATAAAATTGATATTACAAGTCCTCTGAATCAATTAAAACAGGGCTTTACCGTTTCTGTTGAGGTTCTAAACGAAACAAAACATATGTTGGTTCCTGTTACTTCGGTTATTAATAAGAATAAGAAACATTATGTGTGGGTTTATGATGATAGCACAGCTAAAGCTAAGAAAGTGGAAGTGACTCTAGGGAATGCTGATGCTGAAAAACAAGAGATCAGTCAAGGTTTGAAGGTTGGAGATATTGTTATTGCTAACCCTGATAAGCAAATTAAAGAAGGTGACAAATTGGAAGATGTTATTTCAGCAGATATTAAGGCATCAAAAGATTCTAATGAAAAAAACAAAAAATCAGAGGTGAATAAGTAGTGCCGGATAGAAAAAAAGAATTAATGCGATTAACAAATATTGTTAAGAGTTATCGAAACGGTGATCAACATCTTAAGGTCTTGAAAGGTATAGACTTAACAGTATATGAAGGTGATTTTCTAGCAATAATGGGACCATCTGGCTCAGGGAAATCTACCTTGATGAATATTATTGGCTTGTTAGATCGAGCAACTTCTGGAGATTATATCTTAAATGGAACAGCAGTCGAACTCCTTAGTGATCGAAAACTTGCTCGAGTTCGAAATGAAGAAATTGGGTTCGTTTTCCAACAATTTTTTCTTTTAGCAAAATTAAATGCTCTTCAAAATGTTGAGCTACCTCTTATTTATGCTGGATATAGTATATCAAAGCGTCGTGAACGTGCTAAAAAATTCTTAGAAAAAGTAGAACTTGGTATGCGCATGAAACATTTACCGTCAGAGTTATCAGGTGGACAAAAGCAAAGAGTGGCTATTGCTCGTGCTCTAGTCAATAATCCCTCTATTATTTTGGCAGATGAACCAACAGGCGCGCTTGATACGAAAACAGGTCAGCAAATTATGGAGCTTTTGACAACTTTAAATAAAGAAGGTAAAACGATTATTATGGTAACCCATGAACCTGAGATTGCTGACTTTGCAACGCGTAAAATTATTATCCGTGATGGTGAGATTACCACTGATACTACAGGAAGTGTCAGAATTGAATAGGAGGAAATTTAATGGAAAATTGGAAATTTGCTCTTAGTTCAATTTGGGGGCATAAAATGCGTTCAATCCTAACTATGTTGGGGATTATTATTGGAGTATCAGCTGTTGTGATTATAATGGGGCTGGGAAATGCCATGAAGAAGGGTGTCACGGATACTCTTTCAAATAATCAGAAGGAACTTCAACTTTATTACAAAGCAAAAGACGAAGATGAAGATTTATATGCTATTTCCGACTCTAATCAAAGTAATCATCCAGTTAAAAGTGAATGGTTGGATCAAATTACTAGAGAGATTAATGGGATTGATACTTATTATGTCACCAACAGTGCTTCAGCAACTATTTCTTATGAGAAAAAGAAGATGGACAATGTTACTATTACAGGTGCTAGTCAAGATTATTTTAAAGTGAAGAACTACGATATTGTAGCAGGTCGTACCTTAAAGGTATCTGACTATCACAATTTTTCTCGTATCGTTTTATTGGATACAGTCTTATCAGATGAGTTGTTTGGTAAAGATAATTATAAGAATGCCTTGAATAAGGTTGTTAATGTTGGAAATAAAGATTATCTTGTTATTGGAGTTTACAAATCTTCACAAAACTCTATCATGAAGGGAGGATTAATTGGGAGTGCTGTCATGGCCAATACTCAGGTGGCATCTGAGTTTAACGCTAAAGAGGTTGATTCTATCTATGTTCATGTGCGTGATATTCGTCAAAGCTTAACATTAGGGGAGAAAGCTGCTCAAATGTTAACAAAATTATCACGTGTTAAAGAAGGTAAATATGCTGTTCTTGATAATAGTAAACTAATCAAGGAAATCAATACTCAATTTGGCGTTATGACGACCGTTATTGGTTCTATTGCTGGAATTTCTTTATTGGTTGGTGGTATAGGAGTTATGAACATTATGTTAGTCTCAGTTACTGAACGTACCCGAGAAATTGGTTTACGTAAAGCCTTAGGAGCTACTCGATTAAAAATTCTTGCTCAGTTTTTGATTGAATCCATAGTGTTGACTGTTACAGGAGGGTTACTAGGATTACTATTAGCCCAACTTGGAGTTGCCCCTTTAGCAACGGCTTTAAATCTTAAAGGAGCATCAGTTTCATTTGATGTTGCTCTTGTTGCCATTTTATTCTCAGCATCTATTGGAATTATTTTTGGAATATTACCTGCTAATAAGGCAAGTAAGTTAGATCCAATTGAGGCTTTGCGTTATGAATAGATTTGGTATCTCGTATGCCTTTATAAAAAAATTTTAAAAGGGACTGGGTGTCTTATCAATTTTATTATAGTTAGCCTTGGCTGTCTATCTGGTGAGGCAACTCGATATTCTTAACAATCCCAATGCCTTAGCCTATACTGTCAAAGACCATGTAGTGATTGGTTCGATTGGTTTTTTCACCCTAAAAATTATCCAAGTGGTAATTCCTATCATTCCTGATGGGGTTACCACAGTCGTTGGTTTTCTCGCTTTTGGACCTGGATTAGGATTTTTGCTCAAAGTTGCAGGGATTTGTATTGGTTCGTCACTATTATTTAAAACGGAAGAACAATTGGACTATTACGAGAGAAAATTATTGTCAAAAACGTTTGAAGTCTTTTTGTCTTAAATATGCTTTCCCCACTTGTACCAGTAGACGCATTGATTATGATTACGGGATTAAGTCGCATGAGTTACCGTAAATTCCTGATAATCATCCTCATCTGCATACCAATTTCCATTATTACATTTAGTTATTTTGGGATTTATTGTGGAGAGGTCATAAGGCGTCTGTTAATGACTTCTTAATTCCTAGCTGAACTTCGTTCAACTAGGAGTTTTTGAGTGATATGCTTATT
Coding sequences within it:
- a CDS encoding efflux RND transporter periplasmic adaptor subunit, yielding MSNKTKGILGATALSLVLIGGILWKQHQDTLSTKAMKEPYSTVNVTEGNVASSTLLSGTVKALSEEYIYFDASKGSDATVTVKVGDQVTKGQQLVQYNTTIPQATYDAAVRNLNKIGRQINHLKTYGVPAATVETSTNEETGEETTTTIQPSAQQNASYKQQLQDLNDSYADAQSEVNKAQVALNDTVVVSGVSGTVVEVNNDIDPSSKNSQKLVHIATEGQLQVKGSLTEYDLANVKVGQPVKIKSKIYADQEWTGKINYISNYPTDSSNSGTGAGTTGGSTNANYDYKIDITSPLNQLKQGFTVSVEVLNETKHMLVPVTSVINKNKKHYVWVYDDSTAKAKKVEVTLGNADAEKQEISQGLKVGDIVIANPDKQIKEGDKLEDVISADIKASKDSNEKNKKSEVNK
- a CDS encoding ABC transporter ATP-binding protein yields the protein MRLTNIVKSYRNGDQHLKVLKGIDLTVYEGDFLAIMGPSGSGKSTLMNIIGLLDRATSGDYILNGTAVELLSDRKLARVRNEEIGFVFQQFFLLAKLNALQNVELPLIYAGYSISKRRERAKKFLEKVELGMRMKHLPSELSGGQKQRVAIARALVNNPSIILADEPTGALDTKTGQQIMELLTTLNKEGKTIIMVTHEPEIADFATRKIIIRDGEITTDTTGSVRIE
- a CDS encoding ABC transporter permease → MENWKFALSSIWGHKMRSILTMLGIIIGVSAVVIIMGLGNAMKKGVTDTLSNNQKELQLYYKAKDEDEDLYAISDSNQSNHPVKSEWLDQITREINGIDTYYVTNSASATISYEKKKMDNVTITGASQDYFKVKNYDIVAGRTLKVSDYHNFSRIVLLDTVLSDELFGKDNYKNALNKVVNVGNKDYLVIGVYKSSQNSIMKGGLIGSAVMANTQVASEFNAKEVDSIYVHVRDIRQSLTLGEKAAQMLTKLSRVKEGKYAVLDNSKLIKEINTQFGVMTTVIGSIAGISLLVGGIGVMNIMLVSVTERTREIGLRKALGATRLKILAQFLIESIVLTVTGGLLGLLLAQLGVAPLATALNLKGASVSFDVALVAILFSASIGIIFGILPANKASKLDPIEALRYE